In Phreatobacter stygius, a genomic segment contains:
- a CDS encoding uracil-DNA glycosylase family protein, whose translation MTASRSLPGPGPDHRDELAGLMAEIAGCRICVETPRGRPLPHEPRPVAWSSATARVLIAGQAPGLRVHVSGLPFDDRSGDRLRDWMGVDRATFYDRSRLAIVPMGFCFPGYDAKGGDLPPRPECRAAWHDRLIAAMPQIGLVLAIGATAQAYHLDRLGLKHLRAATLTATVENWHAIRAAGDHPAVLVLPHPSWRNTGWLKRHPWFEAELLPVLRAEIAAHL comes from the coding sequence ATGACCGCATCGCGCTCCTTGCCTGGGCCGGGGCCTGATCATCGCGACGAGCTCGCTGGCCTGATGGCCGAGATCGCCGGTTGCCGGATTTGCGTCGAAACGCCGCGCGGGCGGCCGCTGCCGCATGAGCCGCGGCCGGTGGCCTGGTCGTCGGCGACCGCTCGCGTGCTGATCGCCGGCCAGGCTCCGGGCCTGCGCGTCCATGTCTCGGGCCTGCCGTTCGACGACCGCTCGGGCGACCGCCTGCGTGACTGGATGGGTGTCGACCGGGCCACCTTCTACGACCGCTCGCGGCTCGCCATCGTGCCCATGGGTTTCTGCTTTCCAGGCTACGACGCCAAGGGCGGCGACCTGCCGCCGCGTCCCGAATGCCGCGCGGCATGGCACGACCGGCTGATCGCCGCCATGCCGCAGATCGGCCTGGTGCTGGCGATCGGCGCGACCGCCCAGGCCTATCACCTGGATCGCCTGGGATTGAAGCACCTGCGTGCCGCGACGCTCACCGCCACGGTCGAGAACTGGCACGCCATTCGCGCCGCCGGGGACCATCCGGCGGTGCTGGTCCTGCCGCATCCGTCCTGGCGCAACACCGGCTGGCTGAAGCGCCATCCCTGGTTCGAGGCGGAATTGTTGCCGGTGCTGCGCGCCGAGATCGCAGCGCATCTGTGA
- a CDS encoding glutathione S-transferase family protein, which produces MKFYDTPGAPNPRRVRMFLAEKAIAIPSVAIDLGKLEQKSEAYTAVNPRQRTPALELDDGKVICESMAICRYLEALHPEPNLFGRTPLEIGEIEMWTRRLELYLLSTIASAFRHLHPAMVEMEVPQVKEWGEVNRARIVDELGVLDRHLQGKDHIAAGRFTVADITALVAVDFVRPTRVPIPEDLTNLARWRAAASARPSAQA; this is translated from the coding sequence ATGAAATTCTACGATACGCCAGGGGCGCCGAATCCGCGCCGCGTCCGGATGTTCCTTGCTGAAAAGGCCATCGCCATTCCGAGCGTCGCCATCGACCTCGGCAAGCTCGAGCAGAAGAGCGAGGCCTACACGGCGGTGAACCCGCGCCAGCGCACGCCGGCGCTCGAACTCGACGACGGCAAGGTGATCTGCGAGTCCATGGCGATCTGCCGTTATCTGGAAGCGTTGCATCCAGAACCCAATCTGTTCGGCCGGACGCCGCTGGAAATCGGCGAGATCGAGATGTGGACGCGTCGGCTCGAGCTCTATCTCCTGTCCACTATCGCCTCGGCCTTCCGCCACCTGCATCCGGCCATGGTGGAGATGGAGGTGCCGCAGGTGAAGGAATGGGGCGAGGTCAACAGAGCGCGCATCGTCGACGAACTGGGCGTGCTGGACCGCCACTTGCAGGGCAAGGATCATATCGCGGCCGGCCGCTTCACGGTCGCCGACATCACCGCCCTGGTCGCGGTCGACTTCGTCAGGCCGACGCGCGTCCCGATCCCCGAGGACCTGACCAATCTCGCCCGCTGGCGGGCTGCCGCTTCGGCGCGGCCGAGCGCCCAGGCCTGA
- a CDS encoding sensor histidine kinase, with amino-acid sequence MSVEVAAERLSDRAAERAQKHALSRKRVVRQVRDAREKLTSTTGTRRSFDFELMRLYAQNKLSAALAVVLLALATGGVAGWITDPLTGAVGAAAVLIAHGVIIMLARGFLKVQSDKADLRGWHLRFVLAETVLALAWVLALTVVMQTNVPEANTFLLVGMLIVVAVSAMIGATLPGAVLAATLPVGIMVIARFLLVDGLQGAMLATMAGGALVFFGIISTRLYQANLATLEARAEKDALFGELETAKANSDEARRNAEMANIAKSRFLAQMSHELRTPLNAILGFSEVMKEEMFGSHSAPQYAEYANDIHSSGQHLLSLINEILDLSRIEAGRYELNEEALVLAHVVEECHHLLKVRAKNKGVTIAQRFEPNMPKLWADERAIRQIVLNLMSNAIKFTPAGGEITLKVGWTASGGQYISVRDTGPGIPEDEIPIVLSNFGQGSNAIKSAEQGTGLGLPIVQGLATMHGGSFKLKSTLREGTEVIATFPAERVMEALPAIESPPVEPSYMLPPEPVLTMPEAANVGALRRALFGGR; translated from the coding sequence ATGAGCGTCGAGGTGGCGGCGGAGCGGTTGAGCGACCGGGCGGCAGAGCGTGCGCAAAAGCACGCGCTGAGCCGTAAGCGTGTCGTTCGCCAGGTTCGCGACGCGCGCGAGAAACTGACCTCGACCACCGGCACGCGGCGCTCGTTCGATTTCGAACTCATGCGCCTTTATGCACAGAACAAACTTTCGGCGGCGCTCGCCGTCGTGCTGCTGGCGCTGGCCACCGGCGGGGTTGCCGGCTGGATCACCGATCCCTTGACCGGCGCCGTCGGTGCGGCGGCCGTGTTGATTGCCCATGGCGTCATCATCATGCTGGCGCGCGGCTTCCTCAAGGTCCAATCGGACAAGGCGGATCTGCGCGGCTGGCACCTGCGCTTCGTGCTCGCCGAGACGGTTCTGGCGTTGGCCTGGGTCCTGGCTCTGACCGTGGTCATGCAGACCAATGTGCCGGAGGCCAATACCTTCCTGCTGGTCGGCATGCTGATCGTCGTGGCGGTCTCGGCGATGATCGGCGCGACCCTGCCGGGCGCCGTGCTGGCCGCGACCTTGCCGGTCGGCATCATGGTGATCGCCCGTTTCCTGCTGGTCGACGGCCTGCAGGGTGCCATGCTGGCGACCATGGCCGGCGGTGCCCTGGTGTTTTTCGGCATCATCTCGACCAGGCTCTACCAGGCGAACCTCGCGACGCTCGAGGCGCGCGCCGAAAAGGATGCGCTGTTCGGCGAGCTGGAAACGGCAAAGGCCAATTCCGACGAAGCGCGGCGCAATGCCGAGATGGCCAATATCGCCAAGTCGCGTTTCCTTGCGCAGATGAGCCATGAGCTGCGCACGCCGCTCAATGCCATTCTCGGTTTTTCCGAGGTGATGAAGGAAGAGATGTTCGGCTCCCATTCGGCGCCGCAATATGCCGAATATGCCAATGATATTCATTCCTCCGGCCAGCATCTCCTGTCGCTGATCAACGAGATCCTCGATCTCTCGCGCATCGAGGCCGGACGTTATGAACTGAACGAGGAGGCCCTGGTGCTCGCCCATGTGGTGGAGGAGTGCCATCACCTGTTGAAGGTGCGCGCCAAGAACAAGGGCGTGACCATCGCCCAGCGCTTCGAGCCGAACATGCCGAAGCTGTGGGCCGACGAGCGCGCGATCCGCCAGATCGTGCTGAACCTGATGTCGAACGCCATCAAATTCACGCCGGCGGGCGGCGAGATCACCTTGAAGGTCGGCTGGACCGCGTCGGGCGGCCAATATATCTCGGTCCGCGACACCGGCCCGGGCATTCCGGAAGACGAGATCCCGATCGTCCTGTCGAATTTCGGCCAGGGCTCGAACGCCATCAAGAGCGCCGAGCAGGGCACCGGCCTCGGGCTGCCGATCGTCCAGGGGCTTGCGACCATGCATGGCGGCTCGTTCAAGCTGAAGTCGACTTTGCGGGAAGGCACCGAGGTGATCGCCACGTTCCCGGCGGAGCGGGTTATGGAAGCTTTGCCGGCGATCGAAAGCCCGCCGGTCGAGCCGAGCTACATGCTGCCGCCCGAGCCGGTCCTGACCATGCCGGAAGCGGCCAATGTCGGCGCGCTGCGCCGCGCGCTGTTCGGCGGTCGCTAG